The Streptomyces sp. Alt3 genome has a segment encoding these proteins:
- a CDS encoding sensor histidine kinase, with amino-acid sequence MRYGGGGGNGDGATEPVEGPGSGEVLLNLALERFGVWLRSIVVCLCGALGAVSADAADVPLAVSLLLPAFIACCVRLYSLRRPSLFPLALLWASDAAVVVLAGLSQPVIGGDGAGVMVEAIVGISVVAFQYEWATRPVAGAALAALGAVVLVLGDVLHSPGHSPDLVPLLRMLIQVCLSRAAYLIVRALARAADRAAAVRAAARRETEVAAVRRATEREYLATLHDTASATLLMVSQGDGRDWSWLAPRARQDLEAMSAMPGFETGSVDLVALLGCVPEGEGRTRVRLRTHIEGPLVIPSGPGLAMFNGVREAVTNVARHAGVREAELRAWPEAGGAVVELSDAGGGFDPESVPARRRGISGSVIGRMHAVGGSASVTSRPGTGTRVQWRWHGQAGVSRAGDGAQTPGVPSRPRARVRHTADVRFIRGRLLHGTQLAVLLISLVWQFTISLRRLVVHQDVYRPAWAQTAAFVCLAAVAVLGAAYLLRGRRIPPAVRGWSLGSVLAVSAVCAFTLPPEQSTGAPDWAFGVVGWHALFLLADLRVKAYAAFLGAHVLFNAAAVFLFGAPTVTQWTVMGISTTASCGFQLSVAVLMSHLLQGTAPAAGTAAALEEELRTRERIHEDMQRDHKERYRALTATTVPLLVGLGHGALSPHDEEVRLQCGVEAARMRRLFAEGDAVSDPLLNELRACVEVAEHKGVTVDMAVRGRPGEVPVEVRRELVDPVAVTLGRTRSTARVTVVWTPRAVRVSVVSEDCAGGPGTGEAARAHGRTTVAEVTVERTTRGGSVWVEAGWRRPAVSGVDQT; translated from the coding sequence ATGCGCTACGGGGGCGGCGGGGGCAACGGGGACGGAGCCACTGAACCGGTGGAAGGCCCCGGGTCCGGTGAGGTCCTGCTGAATCTGGCCCTCGAGCGGTTCGGGGTGTGGCTCCGGTCCATCGTGGTCTGCCTGTGCGGTGCGCTTGGCGCCGTCTCGGCGGATGCGGCGGACGTTCCTTTGGCGGTGTCTCTCCTGCTGCCCGCGTTCATCGCCTGCTGTGTGCGCCTCTACTCGCTGCGCAGGCCGAGCCTGTTCCCGCTCGCCCTGCTCTGGGCGTCGGACGCGGCCGTGGTGGTCTTGGCGGGGCTGTCCCAGCCGGTGATCGGCGGTGACGGGGCCGGTGTGATGGTGGAGGCGATCGTCGGCATCAGCGTCGTCGCCTTCCAGTACGAGTGGGCGACGCGACCGGTGGCCGGCGCTGCCCTGGCCGCGCTGGGGGCTGTCGTCCTCGTGCTGGGCGACGTCCTCCACTCGCCCGGGCACAGCCCCGACCTCGTACCCCTGTTGCGCATGCTGATTCAGGTGTGTCTGTCGAGGGCCGCCTACCTCATCGTCCGGGCACTCGCCAGGGCGGCCGACCGGGCGGCCGCGGTCAGGGCGGCGGCGCGCCGGGAGACGGAGGTCGCCGCCGTACGCAGGGCGACCGAGCGTGAGTACCTGGCGACCCTGCACGACACGGCGAGCGCGACGCTGCTGATGGTCTCCCAGGGCGACGGCCGGGACTGGTCGTGGCTGGCTCCACGTGCCAGACAGGATCTGGAGGCGATGTCCGCCATGCCCGGATTCGAGACGGGGAGCGTCGACCTCGTGGCTCTCCTCGGCTGCGTGCCCGAGGGCGAGGGACGGACCAGGGTGCGGCTCAGGACGCACATCGAGGGGCCGCTCGTGATTCCGTCCGGCCCCGGGCTCGCGATGTTCAACGGGGTCCGCGAGGCCGTCACCAATGTGGCACGCCATGCCGGGGTGCGGGAGGCGGAGCTCAGGGCCTGGCCGGAGGCGGGCGGCGCGGTCGTCGAACTGTCCGACGCCGGAGGGGGCTTCGACCCGGAGTCCGTCCCCGCGCGGCGCCGGGGCATCTCCGGTTCCGTCATCGGCAGGATGCACGCGGTCGGAGGCTCGGCCTCCGTCACCTCCCGTCCGGGCACCGGGACCCGCGTGCAGTGGCGCTGGCACGGCCAGGCCGGGGTGTCACGGGCAGGGGACGGAGCGCAAACGCCCGGCGTACCGAGCCGGCCCCGCGCCAGGGTGCGGCACACGGCCGACGTCCGCTTCATCCGCGGGCGGCTCCTCCACGGGACCCAACTGGCCGTGCTGTTGATCAGCCTGGTGTGGCAGTTCACCATCTCGCTGCGCCGGCTCGTCGTCCACCAGGACGTGTACCGCCCCGCGTGGGCACAGACGGCCGCCTTCGTCTGCCTTGCCGCCGTCGCGGTGCTCGGGGCCGCCTATCTGCTGCGTGGCAGGCGGATCCCCCCGGCGGTGCGAGGGTGGAGCCTGGGCTCGGTGCTGGCCGTCTCTGCGGTATGCGCGTTCACGCTGCCGCCGGAGCAGTCGACCGGTGCGCCGGACTGGGCGTTCGGAGTGGTCGGCTGGCACGCGCTGTTCCTGTTGGCAGACCTGCGGGTCAAGGCGTACGCGGCGTTCCTCGGGGCGCACGTGCTGTTCAACGCTGCCGCCGTGTTCCTGTTCGGGGCGCCGACCGTCACCCAGTGGACCGTCATGGGGATCTCCACGACAGCCAGCTGCGGTTTCCAGCTCTCCGTCGCTGTACTGATGAGCCACCTGCTCCAGGGCACGGCGCCGGCAGCGGGGACCGCGGCTGCGCTGGAGGAGGAACTGCGTACCCGGGAACGCATCCACGAGGACATGCAGCGTGATCACAAGGAGCGCTACCGAGCCCTGACCGCGACGACGGTGCCGCTGCTCGTGGGCCTCGGCCACGGTGCGCTGAGCCCGCACGACGAGGAGGTCAGGCTCCAGTGCGGCGTGGAAGCCGCCCGTATGCGCCGTCTGTTCGCCGAGGGGGACGCCGTGTCCGACCCGCTGCTCAACGAGTTGCGGGCGTGCGTCGAGGTGGCCGAGCACAAGGGGGTGACGGTGGACATGGCCGTACGAGGACGGCCGGGGGAGGTGCCCGTGGAGGTACGCAGGGAGCTCGTCGACCCGGTGGCGGTGACGCTGGGCCGTACCCGCTCCACCGCGCGGGTGACCGTCGTGTGGACACCCCGCGCGGTACGGGTGAGCGTGGTCAGCGAGGACTGTGCCGGCGGCCCCGGTACGGGAGAGGCGGCTCGGGCACACGGCCGCACCACGGTGGCCGAGGTGACCGTGGAGAGAACGACGCGCGGCGGAAGTGTGTGGGTGGAAGCCGGCTGGAGAAGACCGGCGGTCTCCGGAGTTGACCAGACATGA
- a CDS encoding response regulator transcription factor, whose amino-acid sequence MIDNAPVSVVVVDDHPAILAGVEAWYAASRRPITVVAAGSSVGEAWTAPGSTADVVVLDLQLGEGGAAFGSLRRLVDAGRQVVVYSMRDDEKTALSCLDLGAATFLTKSEGRDHLVEATLAAADERPYMPPALAGALGTNTRADRPQLSVREENVLIEWFQSESKELVAQRLGISVRTVNSYLDRVRIKYANVGRPARTKASLVARAIQDGLVDVDDL is encoded by the coding sequence ATGATTGACAACGCACCGGTCAGCGTGGTCGTCGTCGACGACCATCCCGCCATCCTCGCGGGCGTGGAGGCGTGGTACGCCGCGTCACGGCGGCCCATCACCGTGGTCGCGGCCGGCAGCTCGGTGGGGGAAGCCTGGACCGCGCCCGGCAGCACGGCCGATGTCGTCGTCCTGGATCTGCAACTGGGCGAGGGCGGTGCCGCCTTCGGCAGCCTTCGAAGACTTGTCGACGCCGGACGGCAGGTGGTCGTCTATTCGATGCGGGACGACGAGAAGACAGCGCTCAGCTGCCTGGACCTGGGAGCCGCGACCTTTCTGACCAAGAGCGAGGGACGGGACCACCTGGTCGAGGCGACGCTGGCGGCAGCGGACGAGCGGCCCTACATGCCGCCCGCGCTGGCCGGTGCGCTGGGGACGAACACCCGCGCCGACCGTCCCCAGCTCTCCGTACGCGAGGAGAACGTGCTCATCGAGTGGTTCCAGTCGGAGTCGAAGGAACTGGTCGCGCAGCGTCTCGGCATCTCCGTACGGACGGTGAACTCGTATCTGGACCGGGTGCGGATCAAGTACGCGAACGTCGGCCGCCCCGCGCGGACCAAGGCGAGCCTGGTCGCCCGCGCCATCCAGGACGGGCTGGTCGACGTGGACGACCTCTGA
- a CDS encoding FUSC family protein: MAGGTTTERSGTGRLAAVAQWWRSALSSSGDERDTLLMIAKSTLAATLAWLISYDVLDARSPAFAPFSAVLMMQVTVYRSVVQSLRYVGAVVAGVLVQAALGFLAGPDLLTFVLVALIALTIGRWTLLGVQGPQVATAAFFAFSTYTSASGDPQRLRALGEIVLLVLIGSAIGTAVNVLVAPPLRHRSAEYGIRSLAHTLHGLLADMHPVLAEGVPDEETTGGWRTRAARTGEMIGEARSGLLTSKESALLNPRRLLRRHRGHPGFQGYEFVLGALERTLYQVASLTRGLDRSRTEDEARGPFLQRYAAFLESVGAVAEVLITLDETTLLPQAKRLERLTDEAEARRDQVVEETRRLSLSLADPSAPYGILVTEATRLLEEFRYTSQVLLDVAQQADRTPGSTLR, translated from the coding sequence ATGGCCGGAGGAACGACGACCGAGCGGTCGGGCACGGGGCGGCTCGCCGCCGTCGCACAGTGGTGGCGCAGCGCCCTGTCCTCCTCCGGGGACGAGCGCGACACGCTGCTGATGATCGCGAAGAGCACCCTCGCCGCCACCCTGGCATGGCTGATCTCCTACGACGTCCTGGACGCCCGGTCACCGGCGTTCGCCCCGTTCTCCGCGGTGCTGATGATGCAGGTGACCGTCTACCGTTCGGTCGTCCAGTCACTGCGCTACGTCGGCGCCGTCGTCGCCGGGGTGCTGGTGCAGGCCGCTCTCGGGTTCCTCGCCGGCCCGGACCTGCTGACCTTCGTGCTCGTCGCCCTCATCGCCCTGACGATCGGGCGCTGGACCCTCCTCGGCGTCCAGGGGCCGCAGGTCGCCACAGCGGCCTTCTTCGCCTTCTCGACCTACACCTCGGCGTCCGGGGACCCCCAGCGGTTGCGCGCCCTGGGGGAGATCGTTCTGCTGGTCCTCATCGGCAGTGCGATCGGGACCGCCGTCAACGTCCTCGTGGCCCCGCCGCTTCGGCACCGCAGCGCCGAGTACGGCATCCGCAGCCTCGCCCACACCCTCCACGGTCTGCTCGCCGACATGCATCCCGTGCTCGCGGAGGGCGTCCCCGACGAGGAGACCACCGGCGGCTGGCGGACACGCGCGGCACGCACCGGGGAAATGATCGGGGAGGCGCGGTCGGGGCTCCTGACATCCAAGGAAAGTGCCCTGCTCAACCCCCGGCGCCTGCTGCGCCGCCACCGTGGCCACCCCGGTTTCCAGGGCTACGAGTTCGTGCTCGGAGCCCTGGAACGCACGCTCTATCAGGTGGCCTCGCTCACCCGCGGCCTCGACCGGTCCCGTACGGAGGACGAGGCCCGAGGGCCGTTCCTGCAGCGGTACGCGGCTTTCCTGGAGTCCGTCGGCGCGGTGGCCGAGGTGCTCATCACGCTGGACGAGACCACCCTCCTCCCGCAGGCGAAACGGCTGGAGCGGCTCACCGACGAGGCGGAGGCACGCAGGGACCAAGTGGTCGAGGAGACCCGCCGGCTGTCGTTGTCCCTGGCCGACCCCTCGGCGCCGTACGGCATCCTCGTGACCGAGGCGACCCGGCTCCTGGAGGAGTTCCGGTACACCAGCCAGGTCCTCCTCGACGTCGCGCAGCAAGCGGACCGTACTCCGGGCAGCACCCTCCGGTAG
- a CDS encoding ABC transporter permease, which translates to MLSSALRSMRTRWVTFVGSFIALALGVGLIAMTGLALAATFDAPERGPERFAGAPVVVAPSDTLRVPTAVGERTARLTGPRPVPQRLADGLSRLGRTAEDRTFPVRLGGAEAVGHPWSVASATPYRLASGRPPAGAGEVVVTTGAGGGLRTGDQVRITTPGTAVGTPTVVGTVKDAGFETAVFFGDAEAARIHPAVDAVAVHADADAVRRLAGQFPGMSVLTGDERHRADPDPDRDSEALTAVNALLGTAAGITGFVSVFVVASTFSFAVAQRRREFGLLRTAGATPGQVRRTVVVEALVVGVLASAAGCLLGEAAAPLLAGLLADEGLAPAWFAVGDATWPLHTAFWAGLGVALAGVAVASHRAGRVRPVEALRDAAVDAGAIPPSRLLAGAAVLLTGLGLLGWSLVTDPGDALKRKAYILQPMWIIVGCALLAPLLVRPLTRLLTWLPARLPGATGLLARQNASVSLRRTAAVAAPVLITVALTGSLLGTVATIDEARATEVAAVAGADLVAGGDGPLDPRFVHRVRKLPGAVTSASRSTGVTVLEEGTALITSEARAADPAGLAATARLPLVAGRISDLDDGSVIVNEEWETRTVGRRVSVWLGDGRKVSLRVAAVMRTGTGSNGVYVTPANAAGAPVDRIDVKISEGADRSAVRALLEKAGRDTGTPVMTRDAWLDAHDPRTGGNTRAGLLLILGIALLYTGIALANTLVMATSDRVRDLAVLRLTGATKTQVLRLVAVEALMVVAVGAVLGAAVAGLNLLGVKGALELLAVSSPVVVPWPALGAVLAACALAATVSAVLPALAALRTRPVEVAGARE; encoded by the coding sequence GTGCTGAGCTCCGCCCTGCGGTCGATGCGGACCCGCTGGGTCACGTTCGTCGGCTCCTTCATCGCCCTCGCCCTGGGGGTCGGCCTGATCGCCATGACCGGGCTGGCGTTGGCGGCCACCTTCGACGCGCCGGAACGCGGCCCGGAGCGCTTCGCCGGGGCTCCGGTCGTGGTGGCGCCGTCGGACACCCTCCGGGTCCCCACGGCCGTCGGGGAGCGCACGGCCCGGCTCACCGGCCCCCGCCCGGTGCCGCAGCGCCTGGCCGACGGCCTCTCCCGCCTGGGGCGTACGGCCGAGGACCGCACGTTCCCCGTCCGCCTGGGCGGCGCGGAAGCGGTGGGACACCCGTGGTCCGTCGCCTCCGCCACGCCCTACCGCCTCGCCTCCGGCCGTCCCCCGGCGGGGGCCGGTGAGGTGGTCGTGACCACGGGCGCAGGCGGGGGCCTGCGGACCGGCGACCAGGTCCGGATCACCACCCCCGGCACGGCTGTCGGGACACCTACGGTCGTCGGCACGGTGAAGGACGCGGGCTTCGAGACGGCGGTGTTCTTCGGCGACGCCGAGGCCGCCCGCATCCACCCGGCCGTCGACGCGGTCGCCGTGCACGCCGACGCGGACGCCGTGCGCCGCCTGGCCGGGCAGTTCCCCGGCATGAGCGTCCTCACCGGCGACGAGAGGCACCGGGCCGATCCGGACCCCGACCGGGACAGCGAGGCCCTGACCGCAGTCAACGCGCTGCTCGGCACGGCGGCCGGCATCACCGGTTTCGTCTCGGTCTTCGTCGTCGCCTCGACGTTCTCCTTCGCCGTGGCCCAGCGCAGGAGGGAGTTCGGGCTGCTCCGCACGGCGGGGGCCACGCCGGGCCAGGTGCGGCGGACCGTCGTCGTCGAGGCGCTCGTGGTCGGGGTCCTGGCCTCGGCGGCCGGCTGTCTGCTGGGTGAGGCCGCCGCGCCCCTGCTGGCCGGGCTGCTGGCCGACGAGGGTCTCGCCCCGGCCTGGTTCGCCGTCGGCGACGCGACCTGGCCGCTGCACACCGCCTTCTGGGCCGGGCTGGGTGTGGCCCTCGCCGGGGTCGCCGTGGCCTCCCACCGCGCGGGCCGCGTCCGTCCCGTGGAGGCGCTCCGGGACGCGGCCGTGGACGCCGGGGCGATCCCACCGAGCCGCCTGCTGGCGGGTGCGGCCGTCCTGCTGACCGGACTCGGGCTGCTGGGCTGGTCCCTGGTCACCGACCCCGGTGACGCGCTCAAGCGGAAGGCGTACATCCTCCAGCCCATGTGGATCATCGTCGGCTGCGCGCTGCTCGCCCCGCTCCTCGTACGCCCGCTGACGCGCCTGCTCACCTGGCTGCCCGCCCGGCTGCCGGGTGCCACCGGGCTGCTGGCCCGGCAGAACGCCTCGGTCTCCCTCCGCCGGACCGCGGCGGTCGCGGCACCCGTGCTGATCACCGTCGCCCTGACGGGCTCGCTGCTGGGCACCGTGGCCACGATCGACGAGGCCAGGGCCACCGAGGTGGCGGCTGTAGCCGGCGCGGACCTCGTGGCGGGCGGGGACGGCCCGCTCGACCCACGCTTCGTGCATCGCGTACGCAAGCTTCCCGGAGCCGTGACCAGCGCTTCCCGGTCCACCGGGGTCACCGTCCTGGAGGAGGGCACCGCGCTCATCACCTCGGAGGCGCGGGCGGCCGACCCGGCCGGGCTGGCCGCGACCGCGCGTCTGCCGCTCGTCGCGGGCCGGATCAGCGACCTGGACGACGGTTCCGTCATCGTCAACGAGGAGTGGGAGACACGGACGGTGGGGCGGCGCGTGAGCGTCTGGCTGGGCGACGGCCGCAAGGTCTCCCTCCGCGTCGCGGCCGTGATGCGGACCGGCACCGGGAGCAACGGGGTGTACGTGACCCCTGCGAACGCTGCGGGCGCCCCCGTCGACCGTATCGACGTCAAGATCTCTGAGGGGGCCGACCGTTCGGCCGTACGCGCGCTCCTGGAGAAGGCCGGCCGCGACACGGGCACCCCGGTCATGACCCGGGACGCCTGGCTGGACGCACACGATCCGCGCACCGGCGGGAACACCCGGGCCGGTCTGCTGCTCATCCTGGGCATCGCCCTGCTGTACACGGGTATCGCCCTGGCGAACACGCTGGTCATGGCCACCTCGGACCGGGTACGCGATCTGGCGGTGCTCCGCCTCACCGGGGCCACGAAGACGCAGGTGCTGCGGCTGGTGGCGGTCGAGGCGCTGATGGTGGTGGCCGTGGGCGCGGTCCTGGGAGCGGCGGTGGCCGGGCTGAACCTGCTGGGGGTGAAGGGCGCCCTGGAACTCCTCGCCGTGAGCTCCCCGGTGGTCGTCCCGTGGCCGGCCCTCGGCGCGGTACTGGCGGCGTGCGCCCTGGCGGCCACGGTGTCGGCCGTGCTGCCCGCGCTCGCGGCGCTGCGCACCAGGCCGGTCGAGGTCGCGGGCGCCCGCGAGTGA
- a CDS encoding ABC transporter ATP-binding protein: MNQPPAAVRLDTVTRSFGKGADTVTALDGVELTIPRGSFTAIMGPSGSGKSTLLQCTAGLDRPTSGRVFLGDTEMTGLSERRLTLLRRRRIGFVFQAFNLLPALTAEQNVALPLRLAGRRPRRAEVRAVLEQVGLGSRARHRPTELSGGQQQRVALARALVTRPEVLFGDEPTGALDSRTGREVLELLRSMADAGQTVIMVTHDPVAASYADRVVFLADGSIRDELYAPAADRVAARMTALAVVPC; this comes from the coding sequence ATGAATCAGCCACCCGCAGCCGTCCGCCTCGACACCGTCACCCGGTCCTTCGGCAAGGGCGCCGACACGGTAACCGCACTGGACGGAGTCGAACTCACCATCCCCCGCGGATCCTTCACCGCGATCATGGGGCCGTCCGGTTCGGGCAAGTCGACGCTCCTCCAGTGCACGGCCGGCCTCGACCGCCCCACGTCCGGCCGGGTGTTCCTCGGGGACACGGAGATGACCGGACTGAGCGAACGGCGGCTCACCCTGCTGCGCCGCCGACGGATCGGCTTCGTCTTCCAGGCCTTCAACCTGCTGCCCGCCCTCACCGCCGAGCAGAACGTGGCGCTCCCCCTCCGGCTCGCGGGCCGCAGACCCCGGAGAGCGGAGGTGCGCGCGGTCCTGGAACAGGTCGGTCTCGGATCCCGGGCCCGCCACCGCCCCACCGAGCTGTCCGGCGGCCAGCAGCAACGCGTCGCCCTGGCAAGGGCGTTGGTGACCCGCCCCGAGGTGCTGTTCGGCGACGAGCCGACCGGGGCACTCGACTCCCGCACGGGCCGCGAGGTCCTGGAGCTGCTGCGGTCCATGGCCGACGCCGGTCAGACGGTGATCATGGTGACGCACGATCCGGTGGCCGCCTCCTACGCGGACCGCGTGGTGTTCCTGGCCGACGGCTCGATCCGGGACGAGCTGTACGCCCCCGCCGCCGACCGGGTCGCCGCCCGCATGACCGCCCTGGCGGTGGTCCCGTGCTGA
- a CDS encoding sensor histidine kinase, with protein MSSLTLRQALVRRRYLLGAMPWRAALYLLSSVPAGLLVLVSVLLLAVVGGALSVVLVGLPLLMVLALIGVPVAAVERRRLRLIDPVPLGDPHRPPARAGLASWLGTRLRERATWREFGYALLFAGVLWPLEGLIVGGVLAVCGGLLSTPVVMAAVTGGDEVRVLKLHLAHSYPQAFAAALLGLVLLPLFAYPLGWAAVARAALTRALLMPGADGLDARIEELGRSRMRLVDAFEAERRRIERDLHDGAQQRLVALSMTLGLARLESPPEPLGGLLAAAHEEAGKALVEIRELIRGIHPQVLTDRGLAAAVEDVADRSAVPVDVDLDLPERLPRPVETAVYFALCEALANVAKHSGAGRAWVKGRDDGERLTVEVGDDGAGGASTTGGSGLQGVADRLSVLDGRLLLSSPAGGPTVLRLDVPRAPAHLVE; from the coding sequence ATGAGCTCACTCACGCTCCGGCAGGCCCTCGTGCGGCGCCGGTATCTCCTCGGGGCCATGCCGTGGCGCGCGGCTCTGTATCTGCTGAGCAGCGTTCCCGCAGGGCTTCTCGTCCTGGTGTCGGTGCTGCTGCTGGCGGTGGTGGGCGGCGCCCTCTCCGTCGTACTCGTCGGTCTGCCGCTCTTGATGGTGCTCGCCCTGATCGGTGTCCCGGTGGCCGCCGTCGAGCGGCGCAGGCTGCGGCTGATCGACCCCGTGCCGCTCGGCGACCCGCACAGGCCCCCGGCGCGGGCGGGTCTGGCGTCGTGGCTGGGGACGCGGCTGCGGGAGCGCGCCACCTGGCGGGAGTTCGGATACGCGCTGCTGTTCGCCGGGGTGCTCTGGCCGCTGGAGGGCCTGATCGTCGGGGGTGTACTGGCCGTGTGCGGCGGGCTGTTGTCGACGCCCGTGGTGATGGCGGCCGTCACCGGCGGCGATGAGGTCCGGGTGCTGAAGCTCCATCTGGCCCACTCCTATCCGCAGGCCTTCGCGGCGGCGCTGCTCGGGCTGGTGCTGCTGCCGCTGTTCGCCTACCCGCTCGGGTGGGCGGCGGTGGCGCGCGCGGCCCTGACCCGCGCGCTGCTGATGCCGGGCGCCGACGGGCTCGACGCGCGCATCGAGGAGCTCGGGCGCTCCCGGATGCGGCTGGTGGACGCCTTCGAGGCGGAGCGCCGGCGGATCGAGAGGGATCTGCACGACGGTGCGCAGCAGCGGCTCGTGGCCCTCTCGATGACGCTCGGTCTGGCCAGGCTGGAGAGTCCACCGGAGCCGCTGGGCGGCCTGCTGGCCGCGGCGCACGAGGAGGCGGGGAAGGCTTTGGTGGAGATCAGGGAGCTCATCCGGGGCATCCACCCCCAGGTCCTCACCGACCGGGGCCTGGCCGCCGCGGTCGAGGACGTCGCCGACCGCTCGGCCGTACCCGTCGACGTGGACCTCGACCTGCCGGAACGGCTGCCCCGACCGGTGGAGACCGCCGTGTACTTCGCGCTCTGCGAGGCGCTGGCCAACGTGGCGAAGCACAGCGGCGCCGGCCGGGCGTGGGTGAAGGGCCGGGACGACGGTGAGCGGCTGACCGTAGAGGTGGGGGACGACGGGGCGGGCGGCGCGTCGACCACCGGAGGAAGCGGGCTCCAGGGGGTCGCCGACCGGCTCTCCGTGCTGGACGGACGGCTGCTACTGTCCAGCCCTGCCGGGGGGCCGACCGTACTGCGGCTCGATGTCCCCCGCGCCCCCGCTCACCTGGTCGAATGA
- a CDS encoding response regulator transcription factor, with the protein MLRVVLAEDSVLLREGLVGLLKRFGHQVVAAVGTAGELTAAVAEHAPDIVVTDVRMPPGFSDEGLRAAVALRETRPRLPVLVLSQYVQRAYAEELLDSCDGTGVGYLLKERVGKVEEFVDALQRVADGGTVVDPEVVRQLLRHRRDPLSRLTAREREVLALMAEGRSNASVAEALTVSEGTVSKHFGSILTKLDLSLTDATNRRVLAVLAYLRK; encoded by the coding sequence ATGCTGCGCGTCGTGCTGGCCGAGGACAGTGTGCTCCTGCGGGAGGGTCTCGTCGGCCTCCTGAAGAGGTTCGGCCATCAGGTGGTGGCCGCCGTCGGCACCGCCGGTGAACTCACCGCGGCCGTCGCCGAACACGCTCCGGACATCGTGGTGACGGACGTGCGGATGCCGCCGGGCTTCTCCGACGAGGGCCTCCGGGCGGCCGTGGCCCTGCGGGAGACCCGGCCACGGCTTCCCGTGCTGGTCCTCAGCCAGTACGTCCAGCGCGCGTACGCCGAGGAGCTCCTCGACTCCTGCGACGGTACGGGCGTGGGCTACCTCCTCAAGGAACGCGTGGGCAAGGTGGAGGAGTTCGTCGACGCGCTCCAGCGGGTCGCCGACGGCGGGACCGTCGTCGACCCCGAGGTGGTGCGCCAGCTGCTGCGGCACCGGCGCGATCCGCTGTCACGGCTGACGGCGCGGGAGCGGGAGGTGCTGGCCCTGATGGCGGAGGGCCGCTCGAACGCCTCCGTCGCCGAGGCGCTGACGGTCAGTGAGGGCACGGTCAGCAAGCACTTCGGTTCGATCCTGACCAAGCTGGACCTCTCCCTGACCGATGCGACCAACCGCCGGGTCCTCGCCGTGCTGGCCTACCTGCGGAAGTGA
- a CDS encoding phosphotransferase has protein sequence MDIGPLLGSGRTADVYALDGPWVLRRYRHGFDATGELAVMSYLAASGFPVPRIGPPAEDALPTDLVVQRITGPTLAEALLAGTVTEDEGADLLARLLRELHAIPARLSQDPEDRILHLDLHPENVILAPEGARVIDWLTTREGPPALDRAMTSLILAQVSLDPAFTAGARLRDLLAALLTRFEADGGVPGDALARATALRAQDPQLTAHETAVLDEASALVASLSGGDPAHFRR, from the coding sequence ATGGATATAGGCCCGCTCCTGGGCTCGGGACGCACCGCCGACGTGTACGCACTCGACGGCCCCTGGGTTCTGCGCCGTTACCGCCACGGCTTCGACGCCACCGGTGAGCTGGCCGTGATGTCGTACCTCGCGGCGTCGGGCTTCCCGGTGCCGCGCATCGGCCCGCCGGCCGAGGACGCGCTTCCCACGGATCTGGTGGTGCAGCGGATCACCGGCCCGACACTGGCCGAGGCTCTGCTGGCGGGCACGGTCACCGAGGACGAGGGCGCGGATCTGCTGGCGCGGCTCCTGCGGGAGCTGCACGCGATACCCGCGCGGCTCTCCCAGGACCCCGAGGACCGGATCCTGCATCTGGATCTGCACCCGGAGAACGTGATCCTGGCCCCCGAGGGGGCCAGGGTGATCGACTGGCTGACCACCCGTGAGGGGCCGCCCGCGCTCGACCGGGCCATGACCTCACTGATCCTGGCCCAGGTGTCCCTCGACCCCGCCTTCACCGCGGGCGCCCGGCTGCGGGACCTGCTGGCGGCACTGCTCACCCGCTTCGAGGCCGACGGCGGTGTGCCCGGCGACGCACTCGCGCGCGCCACCGCCCTGCGCGCTCAGGACCCGCAGCTCACCGCTCACGAGACGGCGGTGCTGGACGAGGCCTCCGCCCTGGTCGCGTCGCTCTCGGGCGGAGACCCGGCTCACTTCCGCAGGTAG